ATGTGAATTTAGATCATTGGATGAAACCTTAAAGGATGTTATAAACTGGTATAAAGAAAATGGATATTTATAATTATCTAAAAAATATTGTTTTAAAACATAAATTGCAATATTAATTGTGACATTTTACCAAATTTTTTAAAACTAATTTTGTGTAAAAATTTTTCAAATGGACTTGCATAGTTTAAACATTTTCTTGGTCTAAAATTTATCAGCATTAAGGTTCTTATCAAGTTTTCTGTATCTATTTTTAATAATTAAGAACTAACTGAATTAATTAAATTAAATATTGATACATTAAAAAAATTGTTTTCCATTTAAAATTGTGTTTTATAATATAAAAAATTAAATATTTCAAATTTTTCCGAGCCATGTATCTATTTCATAAAAAATAAAAATAAGTTTTTTACCTTTTTCAGTAAGAAAATATTCAACTTGAGGTGGTATTGAATTAAATTGTTTTCGTGATATAACATCAAATTTTTCTAATTTTCTTAATGTTGAAGATAACATCACGCTTGTTATTCCAGGAATTTCCTTTTTTAATTCACCAAAACGTTTGATACTGTTTTTGTTAAGTACGTATAATATATTTATTGTCCATTTGCTGGAAAGTAGTTTCAAAAAATCTTGAGTACTTTTTAGACAATTATCTTCTATATCAGAAATTGCTTGATTTTGAATATATTTTTCTATAGTCATCCTATTTTCCATTAAATTCTCCTTT
The Leptotrichia hongkongensis DNA segment above includes these coding regions:
- a CDS encoding winged helix-turn-helix transcriptional regulator gives rise to the protein MENRMTIEKYIQNQAISDIEDNCLKSTQDFLKLLSSKWTINILYVLNKNSIKRFGELKKEIPGITSVMLSSTLRKLEKFDVISRKQFNSIPPQVEYFLTEKGKKLIFIFYEIDTWLGKI